In Methanofastidiosum sp., the genomic window AAAATATTTATATATTATGGATGGCGACACCATCCATATGGCCAATAAATGCATTATATGTAAATGTGAACTAGATAAAGAAATATACATCGTCTGTGAAGAATGCTATGAAAAATATTTTGCCAAATTAGTTCTTGATACTTTTTGTTCTAAGAGTTGTAATGCCTATGCTACGGATTGAAATATTAAACAAAGACTTAAATGAGGAAAAGATTAATAAATTGGTTTCTATTCTTACCGAAATGTCAAATAACGATTCTCTAGAGGTAGTAGTACTTGAAGACTGAAGTCAAAATTAATTTTCCAAAAGATGTGAGGGAGTACTGCCCCAAATGTAAGTGCTACCTTTACCCAATAAAAGATCACAAATGCTACTTCTGTAAAAGTAAGACTATTATCCATAAAGAATGATTACATTCTTTCAATTGTAAATCTCTTCTTGTACCTTGTTAATATCCCAATTGTTCTTTCTCCAATTATTCCCATAAATAAGGCGTTGCCAATAGCATGACTCACATCCCAACCAATGCTCAATACATAAGTTCTAACAAAAGTTTCTAATGTGTGGGGCTTAACAAAAAATGCAAAGTGCCATATGTTCATTATCCAACCGTATAGGAATCCCCAGACAACTGCAAATAGTATGACCAACTTAAAATTGATCTCTTTTCTGCCAAGGTACCCTGCAGTGAGTCCCGGAAGCCCCCAACCTATCATCTGGAGTGGCGTCCAGGGGCCGTGGCCTAGGAAAAAGTTAGAAACGAAGGGCGTTAATGCCCCAACAAAAAACCCCGCAATTGGGCCATATACCATTCCAGAACAGATTATGAGTGTTGTGCAGGGCTGTATGCCTTGAAAATTAGAGAACGGCACCCTTAATACTGCAGATATCCCCGAAAGCATTGCTATCAGCGTAAGCTGCTTTGTGCTAAACTCTTTTC contains:
- a CDS encoding ECF transporter S component; this translates as MLSGISAVLRVPFSNFQGIQPCTTLIICSGMVYGPIAGFFVGALTPFVSNFFLGHGPWTPLQMIGWGLPGLTAGYLGRKEINFKLVILFAVVWGFLYGWIMNIWHFAFFVKPHTLETFVRTYVLSIGWDVSHAIGNALFMGIIGERTIGILTRYKKRFTIERM